In Prunus dulcis chromosome 1, ALMONDv2, whole genome shotgun sequence, the following are encoded in one genomic region:
- the LOC117615202 gene encoding uncharacterized protein LOC117615202, producing the protein MVGSGSLGGDLQTPQCDGANYDFWAIKMETILIAHDLWDVVEVGVQPQPILEEEEGSGGEGSEAEQVPVEAPTISREDKIKNARALSLIQGALANELFLRIRNEETAKGAWDILRESSKEIKRFFGIVNNLKSLGEDVSETRIVQKLLMCLSRRYNSIVSIIEETRDLDVLRVEEVIASVKVYDKREDLHDERDKLTGTERAFSSLKVGNNQVTGSYKG; encoded by the exons ATGGTGGGATCAGGTTCTTTAGGTGGAGATTTACAAACTCCACAGTGTGATGGTGCAAACTACGATTTTTGGGCTATCAAAATGGAGACTATCCTTATAGCACATGATCTATGGGATGTAGTAGAGGTCGGAGTACAACCTCAGCCGATTCTCGAGGAGGAAGAAGGCTCTGGAGGTGAAGGAAGTGAGGCTGAGCAAGTTCCAGTAGAAGCACCCACCATCTCCAGAGAAGACAAAATCAAAAATGCCAGGGCGCTGAGTCTCATTCAAGGAGCATTAGCTAATGAGCTCTTCCTTCGCATCAGAAATGAAGAGACTGCAAAAGGAGCTTGGGATATTCTGAGAGAGAGTTCAAAGGAGATAAAAAG GTTTTTTGGAATTGTGAATAATCTGAAATCACTTGGTGAAGATGTGTCTGAAACAAGAATTGTGCAAAAACTTTTGATGTGTCTAAGTAGAAGATATAACTCCATTGTATCTATCATTGAAGAAACTCGAGATCTTGATGTTCTTAGAGTTGAAGAGGTCATTGCATCTGTCAAGGTCTATGATAAAAGGGAGGACTTGCATGATGAAAGAGATAAATTGACAGGAACTGAGAGAGCTTTTAGTAGCCTCAAGGTTGGAAATAACCAAGTCACTGGTTCCTATAAGGGTTAA